CGCGGCCCCGCACGACGACTCACCGCCCGCGGAGGCGTGATGAGCCGGCAGCGCGTCGCCTCGGGATCGCCCTACGAAGCGCCGATCGGATTCAGCCGCGCGCTGCGGATCGGCAATCGCGTGCTGGCGGCGGGCACCGCGCCGGTGTGGCCCGACGGCTCGTGCCCCGACGATGCGGAAGCGCAGGCCACGCGGTGCTTCGAGATCATCCTGGCCGCGCTGCGTGAAGCCGGCGCCGGAGCCGAGCACGTGGTGCGCACCCGCATGTACCTGACGCACGCCGCCGACTGGGAAGCCGTCGGTCGCGCGCACGGGGCGATCTTCCGCGACGTACGTCCGGTCGCCACCATGGTCGTGGTCAAGGAGTTGCTCGATCCGCGCTGGCGCGTCGAGATCGAGGCGGAAGCCGAACTCGGGTAGCGCGGTCGCGCCGCGCTACAGCGGCCGCCGCGAGAAGGCGCGCAGACCGATCGCGAGCGTCACGACCACGTAGCCAACGGCCCACACGACCATCGCGGGGGTCGCGACCGAAGCCGGCGAGAACGGAGTCATCTGCAGCTCGCGCATGATCGCCGGCTGCATGTAATGCGAGGCGAGCTGCCACATCGCCTCGGTCGGCATGATCAGGCTTGCCGCGGTGCCCGCGTAGCGCGCGGCGTCGTTGCGGGCGAATGATCCGATCTGCTCGACCCAGCCCCCGATGAACGCGAGCCCATAGAGGCTGAACACCATCACGCCGTTCGTGAGCGTCCCGAGCCGCGTTCCGCCCGCGATCGCGAGCGTCACCAGCACCAGCACCTCGAGCATCATGAGCGGCAGTCCGCGCGACACATTCGGCGGCGTCACGCCACCCATCACGCGCCCGATCAGCAGCACGCCACCGGCCATGACCAGCAGATACACACAGGTCACCAGCACGTACGCGCTCCACTTCCCGAGCACGATCGCCGAGCGTCGCACCGGTTTGGAGGCGAGCGTCTGCATGACGCCCGATGCGATCTCGCCGGAAAGCGTGTCGACCGGCAGCAGCACCGCCGTCATCGCGGTGAGGAAGTTGACCGCGTAGAGGCCTGCCAGCAGGAACATGTTGAGGATCATGCGGCGCTCGACCAGTGTCTGC
This window of the Candidatus Eisenbacteria bacterium genome carries:
- a CDS encoding RidA family protein, which encodes MSRQRVASGSPYEAPIGFSRALRIGNRVLAAGTAPVWPDGSCPDDAEAQATRCFEIILAALREAGAGAEHVVRTRMYLTHAADWEAVGRAHGAIFRDVRPVATMVVVKELLDPRWRVEIEAEAELG
- a CDS encoding ABC transporter permease; translation: MRAIWTLAHLTIHEALRRRVLLAVLIGGVAFLTLFGVGFHFIEADVSQKQTLVERRMILNMFLLAGLYAVNFLTAMTAVLLPVDTLSGEIASGVMQTLASKPVRRSAIVLGKWSAYVLVTCVYLLVMAGGVLLIGRVMGGVTPPNVSRGLPLMMLEVLVLVTLAIAGGTRLGTLTNGVMVFSLYGLAFIGGWVEQIGSFARNDAARYAGTAASLIMPTEAMWQLASHYMQPAIMRELQMTPFSPASVATPAMVVWAVGYVVVTLAIGLRAFSRRPL